A stretch of DNA from Mesorhizobium onobrychidis:
AGTTTCGGCGGCCGATATCCTGGCGCGCTTTCCGGCGGACAGCAGCAGCGCGTGGCGCTTGCCCGGGCACTGGCCTACGATCCGCCGATCCTTTTGATGGACGAGCCGCTTTCGGCGCTCGACAAGAAGCTGCGCGAGGAAATCCAGGCCGAGATACGGCGCATCCACCGCGAAACCGGCGTAACGATTCTTTACGTCACCCACGATCAGGACGAGGCGCTGCATCTTTCGGATCGCATCGCGCTGTTTCGGGACGGGCGCATCGAGCAGATCGGCACCGGTGAGGACCTCTATCTGAGACCTGCGAGCGAATTCGTGGCCAGCTTCATCGGAAATTCCAATTTCCTGCCGGCCGAGCATCTTGAAACCGTCAACGGCTCCGCCACGATCCGCTTGGCCGATGGCTCGGTCGTCTCGGGCGTCAGGATCGATCAGGACTTCAGCCAAGGCCAGAAGACCAGGCTGATGGTGCGGCCGGAAGCGTTTCGACTGAGACCCGGCCCGGCCACTGCCGGGCTTGCGGTCGAGTTCATCGACACCGCCTTCTTCGGCGAGCGGCGTCGCGTCATCGCGCGCACGGCCGCCGGCCAGGAGATCGACGTCAGGCCGACATCCGACATGGCGGAAGCACATGAAGGCATCGCCTCGAGCAGACAGATTTTTTTCGATCCCGCCGCCGCATTTCTGTTTCCAGCCTGACAGACAGTTCTGACTTCAGCGCGGCGGATCTCGCGCTAAAGCCTCACCAGGTCTGAGAAGTTCATCGCCGGCTAAGGAGCCCAACGCGGTGGCGGTCTGGAACGGCATCTCAGGCAGCCGGTGCCTCGATGGTGACTCCGTATTTGGCGGCGATGGCCACGAGCTTTCCCATTTCCGGCATGCCGGCAGCGGTCGCGGCATCAAATTCTGCAAACATCTGATCAAGGCCGCAACTCGGCGCGCAAAGGACGAGCACGCGAGCCGGCTTGTCGCCGACATTGCGGATGGCACGGCGCCGGCCACGTGCGCCGAAGAAGAAGCCGCCGGGCGCAACGCGATGGGGCGCAGAGTCGCCCTCGAATTCGATAACGAGTTCGCCGCTCAGCACATAGAAGGCTTCATCCTCACGACCATGGGTGTGCGGCGGTACTCCCGCGCCCGGCGGAACCCGGACTCCCAAAGCGAGAAGGACCCCGCGGTCTCGGCGCCGGTGGCTTTGTAGATATGGGTGATGCCCAGAATGTTGAGCGTCGACCCGACCGCCGGCTCGCGAACGAACGGCTCGGCTGCTTTAACTTTGGCATCCATCATCGATCTCCTTTGCGGTTCAGGTGGCTCACCAAGAGATTGGCCCGTTCTCGCCCGTCGATTAGCCGGAATTGTATGGACAAGCTGTCCGGATTTCAGGACAATCGAATTATGGACCCGCTCGACGGCATCGCGGCGTTCGCTCGCGTCGTGGACAGCGGCAGCTTCTCGGCTGCGGCAGATCGGCTCGGACTCTCCAAATCCGCCGTCAGCGCCCATGTGCAGCGGCTCGAAGAGCGCCTGGGGATTCGCCTCCTCAACCGGACCACGCGCCGACTCTCGATGACCGAAGCGGGCGCAGCCTACTACCGCCACTGTGCGCGGATTCTCGCCGAAGCTGAAGCGGCGGAACAAGAAGTGAGCGCGTTGCAGCGCGACCCGCGCGGCACGATTCGCATTTCAGCGCCCGACAGCTTCGGCTGGATGCATGTGGCGCCGGCCGTGCCGGAGTTCCTGAGGCGCTATCCGGAACTTTCCGTCGATATTGCTTTGAGCCCGGCGCATGTGAGTCTGGTCGATGAGGGGCTCGATCTGGCGATCCGCATCGGCGTGCTCCAGGATTCGCCGCTTGTCGTGCGCAAGCTCGCGCCATCCCGGCTCGTCGCCTGTGCTGCGCCCGCCTATCTCAACAAGCATGGAATGCCGCGCGAGCCGGGCGACCTTGCCAAGCACAACTGCCTCTGCACAAGCCTCCTGCCTTGGGGTGATGAATGGCGCCTTGCCGGCAAAATTGGCGAGGTGCGGGTGACCATCGGCGGCAGCTTCCGCAGCAACAATGCGGAGATGCTGCGCGTTGCGGCGCTCGACGGCATCGGCATTGCCCTATTGCCCACGTGGGCGGTAGCGGAGCCACTGCGCACCGGCGCGCTGCGACGCGTGCTTGATGGCTGGGAGCCTCCAGCCAGCCCGATTTATGCCGTCTATCCCAGTAACAGGCTCATGTCGATGAAGGTCCGTGCCTTCGTCGACCACCTTGCGCGATGCATCGGGCGCACGCCGTATTGGGACGAAGGCCTTTGAGAGGAGCGCCCCGTTTGGATCGTTTTTGAGCTACGGCAATCCATTGATCCAGCCTCGCAACTTTCTCTCTGAATGCGCTCAAGAACCGTCTCCCATCGGTCAGAAAACTTGCGATCTTGACTTCAACAGGGGATTTGGGCGGCTTGAAATTTCCTCTGTTTCGCCCACGTAGTGAGGTTACGTCGGCTGCAAGGCGAGTTTTTTGCTCAAAAGCGTCGCTTATGGGGCCGTCAAACCGGCAGCCGCGCAGCCCTCAGTAGCGAAGACCGCCGCGTTGCGCCGGCTCTCACTCGCGATAGCTGGAGCATCTGATGCCGACCCGCCCCTATGCCATCCTTGAAGCGCCGTCCTCGCTGGGTCTGGCGACCGACGGCGTTGAAGCCTTGCCCGGTCGGCTGCTGGAACTGGGCCTCGCCGAACGCATCCATGCGCGCCGCGCCGGGCGGCTGGCCGTCCCGCCGAAGGACCCGAAGCCCGACCCTGCCACCCTGACGCTGAATGCCAACGCGATCGCGGCCTGGTCGCCCAAGCTCGCCGACGCCGTGGGGGAGGTGCTGGATGCTGGGGAATTCCCGGTGGTGCTGGGCGGCGACTGTACGATCTTGCTGGGTCCGATGCTCGCGCTGCGCCGGCGCGGTCGCTACGGCCTGTGCTTTATCGACGGCCACGCCGACTTCTTCCAGCCCGAGGCCGAGCCCAACAGCGAAGGCGCGTCCATGGACCTGGCCTTCGTCACCGGCTACGGGCCGGCGCTGCTGACCGACCTGGAGGGCCGCCGTCCATTGGTGCGCTCCGAGGACGCTGTCGCCTTCGCGTTTCGCGACCACGAGGACCAGGCCGAATTCGGCAGCCAGCCTTTGCCAGCGGAACTCATGGCCTACGATCTCCACGCCATCCGCCGCCTGGGCGTCGAAGCCGCCGCCGGGGCGGCCGTTGGCCACCTGGCGCGGACGGAACTCGACGGCTTCTTCATCCATCTCGACGCCGATTGTCTCGACGATGCGATCATGCCGGCGGTCGATTTCCGCGTGCCGGGCGGATTGTCATGGGACGAACTTTCGGCGGCGCTGCGGATCATCCTGGCGAGCGGAAAGGCGGTCGGGCTCGAGGTCGCCATCTACAATCCGCGCCTCGACGAGGACGGCAGCGCCGGCCGTGGCCTTGCTGATGTCCTGGCCGCAGCCCTCGGCACAGCCGCGCCTGCTTAGTATTGAAATCAATAACAAAAAAATTGCTCACGGCGGGCAAATCCGACACCGTGACCCATTCACCTGGACCGGCCCTTTTCCCTGTTGATGAAATCAAGGATCAGGTGAGCTGCCGTTTCCGCACGGGTTTCGAGCAGGAGATGACCGGCGTCGAGGATATGGGCGTCCATCCGGGGAAGCGCCTCGATCCAACTCATGGTTTCGGCGAGTTCGAAGAAGGGGTCATGGCGACCCCACACCATCAGTGCAGGCGGCTGGTAGGTTTGCAGATAGCCCTGGATCTCTGCGAAGCGGCGCACATAGTTTCCATAGTCCGCCAGGAGGGCACGTTGTGCCTCGAGCCGTCCCGGTAGGCTCATCACGCGCCAGTCCTCATCCCAGTTTTCGGCAGCGATGGACTTTGCGATATCGGCGGGCAGGCCCCCGACATACTGATACCGTGTCCCTTCCCAGGTCAGATGAGCGGTGGCGGCGGCCTCATTCTCCGCGGTGGGCTTCGACCAATAGGCGATGGTGTCTGCCCATTGGCGGCCGAACCCGCTGGTATGAGCGTTGGCATTCTGGATGATCAGACCCGTCACCAGCGCGGGCGCATGCATGCACCTGCCAATATGTCCATCTGACGTCGCGCGAGCGTCAGTGCCTGCGCCTCGCCGCCGCCGGACTGACGGCCAAGCAAGTCGCGCGCGAGATTGGCCGCGCGGTGCCGACTGCAACGCTGCATCTCAACGCAGCGACACGCAAGCTTGGCGCGCGCAACCGCTTCCACGCCATCGCGCTGGCTGCCCACTACCGGCTGCTCGAGCCGGAGCATTGAGGCTCTCCGCCTGAGGGCCACCGGCCCCCGCCAGGGCAAACCTATAAATAGTGCTAGCTGTAAATGCGCCGGGCCACTTAGTACCGTCGGCCGCAAACAAGGCTTGGGAGGGTCCGTCACTTTGGTTCCTGCCGCGCCATGACGCGGAGCTTGGAACTGTGACGGCACATTCGACCACCGAAGGATTTAGCGACTACAGGGATTACCGCACCTGGTATCGCGTAATCGGAGATCTCAACTCGGGCAAGTTGCCTTTGGTCGTCGCTCACGGCGGGCCGGGTTGTACCCATGACTATGTTGATTCATTCAAGGAGCTTGCCGATACCGGGCGGGCCGTCATCCACTACGATCAGATCGGCAACGGCAAATCGACCCATCTCCCCGACAAGGGCGGCGACTTCTGGACCGTCGATTTCTTTCTGGGCGAACTCGATGCGCTGCTCGCCCATATCGGCATTGCCGAGCGGTACGCCCTGCTCGGCCAGTCCTGGGGCGGCATACTGTCCGCCGAACATGCCGTGCGACGCCCCGCCGGGCTCAAGGCATTGATCCTGGCCAATTCGCTGGCCTCGATGGCGCTATGGGTGGAAGGCGCGCTGCAATTGCGCGCCGGGCTGCCGGCCGATGTACAAAGTGCGCTCGACCGGCACGAGGCAGCCGGAACCACCGATCACCCGGACTATGTTGCGGCAACCAAAGCCTTCTACGACCGCCACGTCTGCCGTGTCCTTCCGACGCCGCCGGAAGTCGCCCGGACATTCGCGGCAATCGACGCGGATCCGACAGTTTATCACACCATGAACGGACCCAATGAATTCCACGTGATCGGCACCATGCGGAACTGGACCATTGTCGAGCGCCTGCATCTGATCGAGGCGCCAACCCTGGCGTTCCGCGGATTTTACGACGAAGCGACCGAGGCCTGCGTCCAGCCCTTTCTCGATCATATTCCCGACGTCGAAGGCATGGTCTTCCCGAATTCCAGCCATATGCCGCATGTCGAGGAGAAGGACGACTGCCTCGCCGCCGTCGGACGCTTTGTGGCCAAATACGATTGAAGCAGCTTGTCTTTGTGCAGGCCTGTCGGTGCAGGGCCGGCCATTGCATTCATCTTGATGCGTTCCGTCGTTCCTTGAGCACTCGGGCCAGGAAATCCTTGACCAGATCGAGAACCGCGTCGCGTTCGTGGGCTACCCCGGGCAGCAAATCAAAGCGCACGCGCACACCTGCTTCCTCGAACGATCGACACAACGTCCTGAGGCGTTCCGGCCGCGTTCGCCCGGCATCGTTAGCGCCCGGCATCCAATAGGTGCTGCCCTGGATATGCGTGATTTCCCAAGTCTCCAGGTCGGCATCGCCGACGATCATCTGGACAGGTACTTTTGCCAGCGCGGCGGCATCGAAGCTGATGCCGAACTTCTCCAGCAGGTCGCGAATGCCCACCCACCAATCACGCGTCGGATCGAGCAAGGTCACGGAGCCCGGCGCGCCGATCGACGCCGCCCATAGCCTGTCGGGATGGAGGATGGCGAAGCGGTGGGTGAAGTGCCCGCCGCCGGAAAATCCGAACATGGCGAAGCGGGTCCAGTCCTGACGGTATTTCGCCACGACTTCCTCGATTATGGCGAGCAGCACCTGATCGTAGCGGATGTCGCCCTCGATCATATATTTGTATCCGCTGCGGGCATCGTCGCCGAGAACGCCCATTGGAAACACCGGGCACAAGATGGCGCAGTCGTTCCAGCGTCCGAACTCGGCGAACGCGTCGCGGAAACCCAGGAACGAGGTGCGGCCAGTGCCGTGGACGGCCACCAGCAGGTCGACTTGGGCGCCTTCCCCAACCGCGGGCGGTACATACAGACAATAATGGAAGCGTGAGTCTGATTTGGAAGCAAAGATGGCGGTCGCGCCAAGATCGTATGTAGCGCGACCGCGATCCGCGACGGACCCCGTGGCAATGCTCGTCAAGTCTACACCTCCTCAGACAGCCTTGGCATTCATAGCTAGCGTATACTGGTCGGCCCGCGTCGTGAACTGGAAGGTCTCGCGCTTGCCATCGTCCAGCGTCCGCTTAGCCAGTTTGGCATTGAAATCGGGAATTGGAGTAGCGTCCCGAATTGGCGATACCCATACCCGCATCCGGGTTCTGCGTCGCGATCAGCGCTGTCATCGGGTTAGAGGTTTCGCCCGTGTTGACGCCCAGGAGTAGCCCGGGCCGCCCATCGTATTTCCGCCGCCCTTGGCTTTCGCTCGCCGGCTGCCAATGAGGTAGCGAGCTGAACCGGTGCCTAGCCTCACACGACCTCACCAGATTGCGACGAGGGGTGTATCTCCGGAACGGTGAAAACCGGCACCTCGCCCTTGAAGCCTTGGAGTTCAAAGGCGCCCGCCTGGACAACCGGCATCGATGCTCCTTGGGCAAATCCGGGACCAAGCACCAGGGGGATCCTCAGCTTTTTGGTCGTTGACTCGAGCCGTGCCGTGCGGTTCACCGGCGAGCCGATCGCGGTGTAATCGAAGCGCCGTTCGGAGCCGAAATTCCCTACCGAGCAGATGCCCGTCTCGATGGCGACGCCAATTTCGATAGGGGGGTGCCCGCGCGCGGTGAACGCGGCGTTTTCGCGCTTCACCCGTTCGATCAGGGCGAGCCCCGCTTCGAGCGCGCGCTCGCGATGATCTGGCTGATCAAGCGGCGCGTTCCAGAAAGCTAGCACGGCATCGCCCATGAACTTATCGATGGTCCCATCGCGCTTGAGTATCTCATCGGTCGCAACGCCGAGGAAGTGGTTTACCACCTTTCCGATTTCTTGGGCATCGAGTTGTTCGCTCATCGTCGTGAAGCCGCGTATATCACTCAGCAGGATTGTGATCTCGCGCTTCTCTCCGGACAGGATCGCTTCGGTATCCGAATTTGCGAGGCGTTGCACCACGGAGGGCGACAGAAATTGCGAAAACTGCCGGGTCAGGGTGGACCGGCGCTGCTCGGCGCGCCTGTAGAGGGCATAGCCTTCGAAGCCAGCTACGAGGATCGTTGCAATCGCCGGCTGCAGTGGGTCATAGAGCACACCCTGCAGGCTGTATTCGAGAGCGCCAAACACGAAGGGCGTGGCAGCCAGGAGCGCCAGAGCGAATGCGCCAAGCACGACCCGCTCGGCGAGCACTCCAGAAAGCCCGATGAAAACGATGCCACTGAGGACAAACCAGAGCCGCTCGAGCATTCGCGCTTGCGCAGGCTCTACAAGATAGCGCCCGGCAAGCATCTGGCCGATTGCATCTGCGTGGATGTCGACGCCTGGTCGCGCCGAACGCGTCGGGCTGGGCAAATACTGGGTCAATCCCACAGCCGACAGATCAATAATCGCGATGGCATTCCGCAGCAGAGGATCGCCGTGGCCCGAAAGGACATTGCCGGCAGATATGCGCGGCGTATTGGTGTCGGTTTCCCAGAGGCGGATGCTACCCTGCGGCTCGAGCGGCACAATGCTGCCGGACATCCTGAGTGCGTCAAACCCGGCGGCATTCATTCGGGCTACGAAGCTGTTCTCTCCGGCGTAGAGGCGTAGGAGTTCCACCGCGAAGGAAGGCCAGAGCTGCACGCCTTGATCCGTATTTCGAAGCCAGAGCAGCGGCACATGGCGCAATACGCCGTCGGGATCGGGCAAAGTGCGAATTACCCCAAGGCCTGCAGCGGCGCTCGAGAAATCCGCAAGCGAGCCCGTCAGACCGGTGAAGCCAGGAAGCGTCTCGGGTACTTGCCCTACGATCGACCAGCCGGCTTTGGGCTCTGCTTCTGAAACCGTTGCCTCATTGCCCAGGCTGACGGCGAGCATGGTTCGATGTTTCGCCAGTGCCCGGGCGAGGCGCTTGTCTCCAGCGATGCCATCAGGAGAGGTGTCAGCCTCGGGCAGCACCAGCGCAAGCCCGATCACGGCGGCACCAGACTCGGTGATACCATCGACCAGATCGGCCAAAAGGCCACGATTCCAAGGCCATCGCCCATATGCCTTAAGGCTCGCGTCGTCTATCGAGACAATCACAACAGGATTGCTCGTCGCGTGGCGCGGGGCGAGGGACTGGTAGAGGTCGTACGTGCGCTCGCGCAGGCGCGACAGCGGCCCGTCGAAAGCAAAATGGAAAGCGAGCAGCAAGAGTACGACCGCAAGACCAGGTATTTTCCGCCTGGCAGCCCGCCGCCAATCAAGCGAGGGGCTCATGCCGGTCGGCCGGCCTTACCGGCAGTCGGGAAAGCAGTCATCATCCTCATCCACCCCGCTGCCTACAGGGGGCGTTAGGCTGTCAGGGAACTCCATGACCAATCCTGGCAATGCGCCGTCGGCGGACTTGCAGGCTTTGAGCGAGCTGCCGAGTGCTGACGCACAAATCGCGCTTACGTTCAGCCCCGGACCCGGCTCGCCAGGAAGGCCGGTGCCGGCTATCCGATCGATGCTGTCCAATATCGGGAAGGCGTCGATACCACCATAGCCGGTCAGCAGTTTGCCATTGTTCGACGTGCAGGCGTGGCCCGGGTTTGTGATCACGAGCCTTTGGCCATTCATCATGCAGGTCATGCGGCCGGCGCGCAGTATGCCGACGGTCTGACCAGCCATCACAAGCACTTCGATGATGCCGCCTCTGGCCCCGAGCACCATGTGCGGCGTCGCAACCTGCATGTCGCCGCCTTTCGAAACCTGGCCGCCGTAGAAACGCGCCAGGCCGCTGTTCATCCCGATGCCGATCTTTCCTGACCGGGAGCCCGGATTGTAGACGAATTCATCGATCGTCAGGCTGGTGTTCGGACCAATCTTGGCGCTCGACTCGTCCTGGAACACGAGCATTCCGAGACCGGTGGTATTGCTGCGCAGTTGGTCGCCGAGTGCGACGCCAGCGCCGACGCTCATCGCCTCGCCGCCATTGCGGAAGATGTTGGTCTGATAGGCCGTCATGGACCCGACCGTTTCAGCGGCAGATGGTGCCGCAAAGGCAAGGCAGGCGATACAAGTGGCGATCTGACGATATAGGGTCCTCATCGCGACCTCCTTCAGTTGAGCGTCAACGTGTAGCTCACGAGCAATTCGAACGAATTTCGGTCGCGACCAGCGATATCGAAGTCGGTTTCGCGATAGGCGAGGTCGGCACTGATCTTCTGCCACTCCGTGAGCTGAAAATCGCTTTCTGAGGCAATGAGCCAGAAGTCGCTGTCTATGTTCGTGCCGATACCGATGGACAAGTCGGGCGTGTCGCTGTGACCGGCCGAGAAGGCGACCTGGTGAGACCATACGAGAAGGTCCGGTACTTCCATCACTATGCCGCCGTAGCGGACCTCTCCCATGTAGCCGCGGCCGATTTCGCCAACTCCGGAGGCGAAGTCATTCGAGCCGACTAGGCGCAGCCCGAGCGCCTGGCCATTGCGGAAGCGGTAGCTGCCGCCTGCCTCATAGAAAACCCCGCTATCGGCGAAGATGCCTTTCGAGGCGCTTAGATCGATGTAGCCGCCACCCGCGAAAAGCGTCGTCTCGACCGTGGGGCGCACGAGCAAGCGTCCACTGAGACCGACGCCGGTCTCGTGGATATCGCTGTCGAAGCGATCTGTGACGGCGAACGCGGAAAGCAGCAGCCGTAGCGAATCGATGCCACTGTTGGGCAGTCCCTTGTCCAAGGTAATCGCCGCGTTGCCGTGGATAAAAGTCTCCTCATCTCCGGGAACCGAGAGGTCTTCGGTGAAAAAGCGCTCTGTCGCCGCCAACGAGCCCGAGAGGACAAGCGCGTCAGCACTTGGCGTGCCGAGGTCCCACCGGACAAAGCCTTCCGCCCGCCCATAGGGCGAGACGAAAG
This window harbors:
- a CDS encoding ABC transporter ATP-binding protein — its product is MTEPFLSIRDLRKTFGSFVAVHDVTIDIPKGEFLTFLGPSGSGKSTTLYAVAGFQHPTSGNVLLEGRSLLSVPSHKRNIGMVFQRYTLFQHLTVAENVAFPLRVRRLPDAEVKRKVTEMLSLVRLESFGGRYPGALSGGQQQRVALARALAYDPPILLMDEPLSALDKKLREEIQAEIRRIHRETGVTILYVTHDQDEALHLSDRIALFRDGRIEQIGTGEDLYLRPASEFVASFIGNSNFLPAEHLETVNGSATIRLADGSVVSGVRIDQDFSQGQKTRLMVRPEAFRLRPGPATAGLAVEFIDTAFFGERRRVIARTAAGQEIDVRPTSDMAEAHEGIASSRQIFFDPAAAFLFPA
- a CDS encoding cupin domain-containing protein yields the protein MGVRVPPGAGVPPHTHGREDEAFYVLSGELVIEFEGDSAPHRVAPGGFFFGARGRRRAIRNVGDKPARVLVLCAPSCGLDQMFAEFDAATAAGMPEMGKLVAIAAKYGVTIEAPAA
- a CDS encoding LysR family transcriptional regulator encodes the protein MDKLSGFQDNRIMDPLDGIAAFARVVDSGSFSAAADRLGLSKSAVSAHVQRLEERLGIRLLNRTTRRLSMTEAGAAYYRHCARILAEAEAAEQEVSALQRDPRGTIRISAPDSFGWMHVAPAVPEFLRRYPELSVDIALSPAHVSLVDEGLDLAIRIGVLQDSPLVVRKLAPSRLVACAAPAYLNKHGMPREPGDLAKHNCLCTSLLPWGDEWRLAGKIGEVRVTIGGSFRSNNAEMLRVAALDGIGIALLPTWAVAEPLRTGALRRVLDGWEPPASPIYAVYPSNRLMSMKVRAFVDHLARCIGRTPYWDEGL
- a CDS encoding arginase family protein; its protein translation is MPTRPYAILEAPSSLGLATDGVEALPGRLLELGLAERIHARRAGRLAVPPKDPKPDPATLTLNANAIAAWSPKLADAVGEVLDAGEFPVVLGGDCTILLGPMLALRRRGRYGLCFIDGHADFFQPEAEPNSEGASMDLAFVTGYGPALLTDLEGRRPLVRSEDAVAFAFRDHEDQAEFGSQPLPAELMAYDLHAIRRLGVEAAAGAAVGHLARTELDGFFIHLDADCLDDAIMPAVDFRVPGGLSWDELSAALRIILASGKAVGLEVAIYNPRLDEDGSAGRGLADVLAAALGTAAPA
- a CDS encoding alpha/beta fold hydrolase, with the protein product MHAPALVTGLIIQNANAHTSGFGRQWADTIAYWSKPTAENEAAATAHLTWEGTRYQYVGGLPADIAKSIAAENWDEDWRVMSLPGRLEAQRALLADYGNYVRRFAEIQGYLQTYQPPALMVWGRHDPFFELAETMSWIEALPRMDAHILDAGHLLLETRAETAAHLILDFINREKGRSR
- a CDS encoding proline iminopeptidase-family hydrolase — encoded protein: MTAHSTTEGFSDYRDYRTWYRVIGDLNSGKLPLVVAHGGPGCTHDYVDSFKELADTGRAVIHYDQIGNGKSTHLPDKGGDFWTVDFFLGELDALLAHIGIAERYALLGQSWGGILSAEHAVRRPAGLKALILANSLASMALWVEGALQLRAGLPADVQSALDRHEAAGTTDHPDYVAATKAFYDRHVCRVLPTPPEVARTFAAIDADPTVYHTMNGPNEFHVIGTMRNWTIVERLHLIEAPTLAFRGFYDEATEACVQPFLDHIPDVEGMVFPNSSHMPHVEEKDDCLAAVGRFVAKYD
- a CDS encoding alpha/beta hydrolase, translated to MTSIATGSVADRGRATYDLGATAIFASKSDSRFHYCLYVPPAVGEGAQVDLLVAVHGTGRTSFLGFRDAFAEFGRWNDCAILCPVFPMGVLGDDARSGYKYMIEGDIRYDQVLLAIIEEVVAKYRQDWTRFAMFGFSGGGHFTHRFAILHPDRLWAASIGAPGSVTLLDPTRDWWVGIRDLLEKFGISFDAAALAKVPVQMIVGDADLETWEITHIQGSTYWMPGANDAGRTRPERLRTLCRSFEEAGVRVRFDLLPGVAHERDAVLDLVKDFLARVLKERRNASR
- a CDS encoding CHASE2 domain-containing protein, coding for MLLAFHFAFDGPLSRLRERTYDLYQSLAPRHATSNPVVIVSIDDASLKAYGRWPWNRGLLADLVDGITESGAAVIGLALVLPEADTSPDGIAGDKRLARALAKHRTMLAVSLGNEATVSEAEPKAGWSIVGQVPETLPGFTGLTGSLADFSSAAAGLGVIRTLPDPDGVLRHVPLLWLRNTDQGVQLWPSFAVELLRLYAGENSFVARMNAAGFDALRMSGSIVPLEPQGSIRLWETDTNTPRISAGNVLSGHGDPLLRNAIAIIDLSAVGLTQYLPSPTRSARPGVDIHADAIGQMLAGRYLVEPAQARMLERLWFVLSGIVFIGLSGVLAERVVLGAFALALLAATPFVFGALEYSLQGVLYDPLQPAIATILVAGFEGYALYRRAEQRRSTLTRQFSQFLSPSVVQRLANSDTEAILSGEKREITILLSDIRGFTTMSEQLDAQEIGKVVNHFLGVATDEILKRDGTIDKFMGDAVLAFWNAPLDQPDHRERALEAGLALIERVKRENAAFTARGHPPIEIGVAIETGICSVGNFGSERRFDYTAIGSPVNRTARLESTTKKLRIPLVLGPGFAQGASMPVVQAGAFELQGFKGEVPVFTVPEIHPSSQSGEVV
- a CDS encoding FecR family protein — protein: MRTLYRQIATCIACLAFAAPSAAETVGSMTAYQTNIFRNGGEAMSVGAGVALGDQLRSNTTGLGMLVFQDESSAKIGPNTSLTIDEFVYNPGSRSGKIGIGMNSGLARFYGGQVSKGGDMQVATPHMVLGARGGIIEVLVMAGQTVGILRAGRMTCMMNGQRLVITNPGHACTSNNGKLLTGYGGIDAFPILDSIDRIAGTGLPGEPGPGLNVSAICASALGSSLKACKSADGALPGLVMEFPDSLTPPVGSGVDEDDDCFPDCR
- a CDS encoding tetratricopeptide repeat protein, which encodes MHSSFSMILGFAAALLCTGILPAGAQGLYPAYDDAFSARIANPTDNGALAQFVTVAVNAGQYDQAISSIEQYLIRYPRDARARLAAGRLYYNVGSYELARRQVQYGVEIGDLSADEQQEAVRLLARIELALRGVTWEIALTGGMFSASTDFEPGGAEDDRTFVSPYGRAEGFVRWDLGTPSADALVLSGSLAATERFFTEDLSVPGDEETFIHGNAAITLDKGLPNSGIDSLRLLLSAFAVTDRFDSDIHETGVGLSGRLLVRPTVETTLFAGGGYIDLSASKGIFADSGVFYEAGGSYRFRNGQALGLRLVGSNDFASGVGEIGRGYMGEVRYGGIVMEVPDLLVWSHQVAFSAGHSDTPDLSIGIGTNIDSDFWLIASESDFQLTEWQKISADLAYRETDFDIAGRDRNSFELLVSYTLTLN